The following are encoded in a window of Haliotis asinina isolate JCU_RB_2024 chromosome 14, JCU_Hal_asi_v2, whole genome shotgun sequence genomic DNA:
- the LOC137261552 gene encoding chymotrypsin-like serine proteinase: MIFIIAALVSVTAAAPSTRIVAGSEAPANSHPYIGSLQRATLGIFWSHSCGCSLIAPSWCLTAAHCVDGASSSSLRVYLGVHSLSTNENGEQRINVKRVVMHPNYSGNAAGYPNDIALLELNSAASITSTVKLIDLSPEGASYEDQDVIISGWGRTVGGGTLPDKLQQVTMKKISNALCSSMWSSVSGATINDQHICILDTVNQKASACNGDSGGPMIIRNDDSDVLIGVTSWGISTCGGDYPSVYTRVSEYISWINGYIN; encoded by the exons CCGCCCCATCGACCCGAATCGTGGCTGGTTCTGAGGCACCCGCCAACAGCCACCCGTATATCGGATCCCTCCAGCGGGCAACTCTGGGCATTTTTTGGTCTCACAGTTGCGGATGCAGTCTGATTGCTCCGAGTTGGTGCCTCACTGCCGCCCACTGCGTGGACGGTGCCAG CTCCAGCTCTCTGAGGGTTTACCTGGGCGTACACAGTCTTAGCACCAACGAGAATGGAGAACAGAGGATTAACGTCAAGAGAGTTGTCATG CATCCCAACTACAGCGGTAACGCAGCCGGCTACCCCAACGACATCGCCTTGTTGGAACTGAACAGCGCTGCCAGCATCACCTCCACTGTAAAACTGATCGATCTTTCTCCTGAAGGCGCTTCTTATGAAGATCAAGACGTCATCATTTCCGGTTGGGGAAGAACTGTCG GAGGTGGGACTCTCCCAGACAAACTGCAACAGGTGACTATGAAGAAGATCTCCAACGCTCTCTGCAGCAGCATGTGGTCCTCCGTCAGCGGTGCCACCATCAACGACCAACACATTTGCATCTTGGACACCGTAAATCAAAAAGCGTCAGCATGCAAT GGCGATAGCGGTGGACCAATGATCATCAGAAATGATGATTCTGATGTTCTTATTGGCGTGACATCATGGGGAATCAGCACGTGCGGAGGAGACTATCCCAGCGTCTACACGCGCGTGTCGGAGTACATCTCGTGGATCAACGGATACATCAACTAA